In the Candidatus Eisenbacteria bacterium genome, GAGGGGGACGTCATGATGTACGCCCATTCCCCCGAGGAAATTCACGAGTGGATCCACAACGGCGTCAACGCGAAGCGCGCGGTGAGCCAGACGTGGCGCGCCGAGCGAGACAGCGGCACCCTCAAGATGCCCGCGTTCAAGGGCCGCATGACGGAAGAACGAATGCACGACCTGGTCGCGTACGTGATGGCAATGTCGGGCATGCCGAGTCCCGAGGATTCGCTGAGCGCCCGTGGCCTCGAGCGCGCGGGCGCGCTCGGCTGCGTGGGTTGCCACGGCGCAGGTGGCCGTCTTGCGAAGCCCAACAAGGGGTCCCTCAAGGGCTATGTCCCTTCGTGGGACGGTCAGGACTTTCCAGATCTGGTGCGCGACAGCACCGAGTTTCGAGAGTGGGTCGAGCGGGGGGTCAGCCGGCGCTTCGAGCGCGATCCGCTCGCGCAGTTCTTTCTGCGCCGGGCGGTGCTTCACATGCCCGCGTATGCGAGACGGCTCGAGTTGGGCGACGTGGAAGCGCTCTGGACGTACGTCCAGTGGCTGCGGTCTCAGGGATCCCACGAGGCACACGAGCACGAGGCGCACCACAAGGGGGGCACCGATGATTGACCGCGCTCGATGGTGGGTCTGCCTCGCGGCGGCCGTCGGCCTCGCATTCCCTCATCCGGCGCTGGCCCAGACGCATCATCACACCGCCGCGCCCGCCGATTCCATGGCGCATCATCACCACCACGAGATGACGATGAAGGGAATGTACGGTCCTTATCCGATGACGCGCGAAGCCTCCGGGACCGCATGGCAGCCCGACCTGGCCCGGCATCGCGGGATCCACACGATGAGGGGACCGTGGATGCTGATGCTCCACGGAGCGGGCGACCTCGTCTTCGATCATCAGGGAGGAAAACGAGGGGACGAGAAGGTGTTCAGCGGCAACATGGTGATGGGCATGGCGCGGCGTGCTCTCGGGCTCGGCACGCTCGGATTGCGCGCCATGATGTCCGCCGAGCCGGCGACGATCGGGAAGGGCGGCTATCCGCTGC is a window encoding:
- a CDS encoding c-type cytochrome gives rise to the protein MKWILAALVAAVVLGGAAYIFVFRPHLPPAERGRRLAESTGCFACHGPDGIRGVANPGRTERTVPSFEGDVMMYAHSPEEIHEWIHNGVNAKRAVSQTWRAERDSGTLKMPAFKGRMTEERMHDLVAYVMAMSGMPSPEDSLSARGLERAGALGCVGCHGAGGRLAKPNKGSLKGYVPSWDGQDFPDLVRDSTEFREWVERGVSRRFERDPLAQFFLRRAVLHMPAYARRLELGDVEALWTYVQWLRSQGSHEAHEHEAHHKGGTDD